In Hwangdonia lutea, a single window of DNA contains:
- a CDS encoding pyruvate carboxylase: MKIKKILVANRSEIAIRVLRACSEINIDTVAIYTYEDRYSQHRYKADESYQIGENNQPLKPYLDIEAIIRLAKSKNVDAIHPGYGFLSENSTFARKCAENGIVFIGPKPEVMDALGDKIMAKKIAVKCHVPIIESNKKKLSSLKIALSEAESIGFPLMLKAASGGGGRGMRIVRTAEDLEQHFDSAKNEALNAFGDDTMFLEKYVEDPKHIEVQIVADNHGNIRHLFERDCSVQRRHQKVVEVAPSFGLPENVKQELYNYAVTIAKEVSYNNIGTVEFLLDKNYNIYFIEVNPRIQVEHTVTEMVTGIDLVKTQIFVAGGYKLSDKQIKIFDQGSLSTNGFALQCRLTTEDPENNFTPDYGTISTYRSASGMGIRLDAGSIYQSYSVSPFFDSMLVKVSAQGRTLDGAVRKMTRALREFRIRGVKTNIHFLQNVIQHQTFKAGNATVNFIQNTPSLFKIKLPQDRTTKITQYLGDVTVNGNPDVKFTDASKVFRDPKVPKFNHIDAYPKGTKNLLTELGPEKFCAWLKNDTKIHYTDTTMRDAHQSLLATRMRTYDMLKVTESFAKNHPNTFSMEVWGGATFDVCLRFLHENPWGRLRELRAAAPNILLQMLLRGSNGVGYKAYPDNLIEAFVEMAWGNGVDVFRIFDSLNWVTAMEPSISYVRKKTDGIAQAAISYTGDILNPKQTKYNLKYYTQLAKDLENAGAHMIAIKDMAGLLKPYAVTELVAALKDTVNLPIQLHTHDTSSLQTATYLKAIEAGVDVVDVALGGLSGLTSQPNFNAIVEMMTYEKRAHHFDMGTLNQFSNFWEDTRELYYPFESGLKSGTAEVFQHEIPGGQYSNLRPQATALGLADRFDDVKKMYGEVNTLFGDLIKVTPSSKVVGDMAIFMVTNNLTPEEVMERGHEISFPESVINFFKGDLGQPVGGFPKKLQKIILKDKKPYKDRPNAHLKPIDFDTEFKAFAKKFQKGFTRPIEFEDFLSYCLYPKVFEEAHNKYKRYGSLSRLPTKSFFYGLTSGEEILVTLQPGKTLIVKLLSVSEPNEDGIRLVFFRVNGENRYVEVRDNKLNIKKQENRKVDPENANEIGAPLQGSLYKVLVKRGQEVKENEPLFIIEAMKMETTIVASHAGKIKSITLNSGTMVKQDDLVLTME, from the coding sequence ATGAAAATTAAAAAAATATTAGTTGCCAATAGAAGTGAAATTGCCATTAGGGTTTTAAGAGCTTGTAGCGAAATAAACATTGATACCGTTGCCATTTACACTTACGAAGACCGCTACTCGCAACATCGATACAAAGCCGATGAATCGTATCAAATTGGAGAAAACAATCAGCCTTTAAAACCGTATTTGGATATTGAGGCCATCATCCGATTGGCAAAATCCAAAAATGTAGATGCCATACATCCGGGTTATGGTTTTTTATCTGAAAACTCAACATTTGCCAGGAAATGTGCGGAAAACGGTATTGTTTTTATTGGTCCGAAACCAGAAGTTATGGATGCTTTGGGCGATAAAATTATGGCTAAAAAGATAGCAGTAAAATGCCATGTTCCTATTATTGAAAGTAATAAAAAGAAGTTATCCTCATTAAAAATCGCTTTGTCTGAAGCAGAAAGCATTGGCTTCCCTTTAATGCTAAAAGCCGCTTCGGGTGGTGGTGGTCGCGGTATGCGTATTGTAAGAACTGCGGAAGATTTAGAGCAGCATTTTGATTCAGCAAAAAACGAAGCCTTAAACGCCTTTGGTGATGACACCATGTTTTTGGAAAAATATGTTGAAGACCCCAAACACATTGAAGTTCAAATAGTTGCTGATAACCATGGTAATATTCGCCATTTATTTGAGCGTGATTGCTCGGTACAGCGCCGTCATCAAAAAGTGGTTGAGGTCGCGCCATCGTTTGGGTTGCCCGAAAACGTAAAACAAGAGCTTTACAATTACGCCGTTACCATTGCCAAAGAAGTTAGCTATAATAATATTGGCACCGTTGAATTCTTATTGGACAAAAATTATAATATTTATTTTATTGAAGTAAACCCGCGAATACAAGTGGAACACACGGTTACCGAAATGGTAACAGGCATCGATTTGGTAAAAACCCAAATATTTGTGGCTGGTGGCTATAAATTATCAGACAAACAAATTAAAATATTTGACCAAGGCAGCTTATCTACAAATGGTTTTGCTTTGCAATGCCGACTAACAACCGAGGATCCTGAAAATAATTTCACTCCAGATTACGGCACTATTTCAACCTATCGCAGCGCCTCGGGCATGGGTATTCGTTTAGATGCCGGAAGTATTTATCAATCGTACAGTGTGAGTCCATTTTTTGATTCTATGTTGGTTAAAGTTTCAGCGCAGGGCAGAACTTTAGATGGTGCTGTTAGAAAAATGACACGCGCTTTAAGGGAGTTTCGTATTCGTGGTGTAAAAACCAACATTCATTTTCTTCAAAATGTCATTCAGCACCAAACCTTTAAAGCAGGCAATGCTACGGTTAATTTTATTCAAAACACCCCATCATTATTTAAAATAAAATTACCGCAAGATCGCACCACCAAAATCACTCAATATTTAGGCGATGTTACGGTAAACGGAAACCCCGATGTAAAATTTACCGATGCATCAAAAGTGTTTAGAGACCCCAAAGTGCCAAAATTTAATCACATTGATGCATACCCAAAAGGCACCAAAAATTTGTTGACCGAATTGGGCCCCGAAAAATTTTGCGCCTGGTTAAAAAACGACACTAAAATCCATTATACCGATACCACCATGCGCGATGCGCACCAATCGTTATTGGCAACTAGAATGCGAACTTACGATATGTTGAAGGTGACCGAAAGTTTTGCCAAAAACCATCCAAACACCTTTAGTATGGAAGTTTGGGGAGGCGCCACTTTTGATGTGTGCTTACGGTTTTTACACGAAAATCCGTGGGGTCGATTAAGAGAACTTCGTGCCGCGGCGCCAAACATTTTATTGCAAATGCTACTTCGCGGTTCAAATGGCGTGGGTTACAAAGCATATCCGGACAATTTAATTGAAGCTTTTGTAGAAATGGCATGGGGCAATGGCGTTGATGTTTTTAGGATTTTCGATTCACTCAATTGGGTTACCGCTATGGAACCTAGTATTTCTTACGTGCGCAAAAAAACAGACGGTATTGCTCAAGCAGCGATAAGTTATACAGGCGATATTTTAAACCCCAAACAAACCAAATACAACTTAAAATATTATACACAACTCGCCAAAGATTTAGAAAATGCAGGTGCCCACATGATTGCCATTAAAGATATGGCGGGCCTACTAAAACCTTATGCCGTAACAGAATTGGTCGCCGCTTTAAAAGACACCGTTAATTTGCCCATTCAATTACATACCCACGACACCTCATCTTTACAAACAGCCACCTATTTAAAGGCCATTGAAGCGGGCGTGGATGTGGTTGACGTAGCCCTGGGTGGACTATCGGGGTTAACCTCGCAACCCAATTTTAATGCCATTGTTGAAATGATGACATATGAAAAACGAGCCCATCATTTTGACATGGGTACACTTAATCAATTTTCAAATTTCTGGGAAGACACTCGTGAACTTTACTATCCGTTTGAATCTGGTTTAAAGTCTGGAACTGCCGAGGTTTTTCAACATGAAATCCCTGGCGGGCAATATTCAAACTTACGTCCGCAAGCAACTGCTTTAGGATTAGCAGACCGCTTTGATGATGTTAAGAAAATGTACGGGGAGGTAAATACCTTGTTTGGCGATTTAATAAAAGTCACCCCTAGCTCTAAAGTGGTTGGTGACATGGCGATTTTTATGGTAACAAACAATTTAACCCCCGAAGAAGTTATGGAGCGCGGGCATGAAATTTCGTTTCCAGAATCTGTTATAAATTTCTTTAAAGGCGATTTAGGGCAACCTGTTGGTGGCTTTCCTAAAAAACTTCAGAAGATTATTCTAAAAGACAAAAAACCTTATAAAGACAGACCTAACGCCCATTTAAAACCCATAGATTTTGACACGGAATTTAAAGCATTTGCAAAAAAATTCCAAAAAGGGTTTACAAGACCCATCGAATTTGAAGACTTTTTGTCGTACTGTTTATACCCCAAGGTTTTTGAAGAAGCACATAACAAATACAAACGTTACGGCAGCTTAAGCCGACTCCCAACTAAAAGCTTCTTTTATGGCTTAACGAGCGGCGAAGAAATATTGGTTACGCTACAACCTGGTAAAACCCTTATTGTAAAACTACTTTCAGTAAGTGAACCCAATGAAGATGGCATCAGACTCGTGTTTTTTAGGGTGAATGGGGAAAACAGATATGTTGAAGTTCGCGACAATAAACTAAACATAAAAAAGCAGGAAAATAGAAAGGTTGATCCTGAAAATGCGAATGAAATAGGTGCGCCTTTACAAGGTTCGTTATATAAAGTTTTGGTCAAACGAGGTCAGGAAGTTAAAGAGAACGAACCGCTATTTATTATTGAAGCCATGAAAATGGAAACCACTATTGTAGCATCTCATGCAGGTAAAATAAAATCGATTACTTTAAATTCGGGCACTATGGTAAAACAAGATGATTTGGTACTTACTATGGAGTAA